A single genomic interval of Terriglobus albidus harbors:
- a CDS encoding O-antigen ligase family protein → MGLIVTLLYILTAYLSPPTVFGPLAAFHLEFILAAIALLVSIPSFSRDLFKQPQMLAITGMLFAVFMSRLFTGWLGSAPRGVMEFLPDVFVYVLIVTHCRSKRSLQFVTLTLFLASCYVIVQGALAVRAHDAHSPYIYSQGIGNEDYILRIRGLSIIGDPNDFAQVLVSLVPCMFFFACPGRRSRNMIILVPTIAILIAGLYLTHSRGAMLALVAVMVLAFRRKIGTIPAAILGGGAFAAATALSWSGGRQISMEAGADRMDAWATGLELFKSHPLFGVGFKRFTDYNYITAHNSIVVCAAELGIIGFYFWVLFLVTSVRRGLSVSRGSIEPAEPPVTEPTPYWMASLQRGPSPSLANAPRSRAMTVLESPGPERMAFDVSEPEIRRLAGFILIALAGFLVAGWFLSRAYVMWLFIYGGMMQSALQMGQAQGGSYKIDSSSRLLRMSAVAAASLLVIVYVILRVR, encoded by the coding sequence ATGGGCCTAATCGTAACGTTGCTCTACATTTTGACCGCTTATCTCAGCCCTCCCACGGTTTTTGGTCCGCTTGCAGCTTTTCATCTCGAGTTCATTTTGGCGGCAATCGCTCTTCTCGTCTCCATACCTTCTTTTTCGCGTGATCTTTTTAAACAGCCACAGATGCTTGCAATTACGGGCATGCTGTTTGCTGTTTTCATGTCGCGGCTTTTTACTGGGTGGCTTGGGTCTGCGCCGCGCGGCGTTATGGAGTTCCTGCCAGATGTTTTTGTGTATGTCCTGATCGTGACGCACTGCCGCAGCAAACGAAGCCTGCAGTTCGTAACGCTTACCCTCTTCCTCGCCAGTTGTTACGTCATCGTTCAAGGCGCATTGGCCGTTCGTGCGCACGACGCGCACAGCCCTTATATATATAGTCAGGGCATTGGTAATGAAGACTATATTCTGAGGATCCGCGGGCTCTCGATCATTGGAGACCCTAATGATTTTGCGCAGGTTCTTGTGAGTCTGGTGCCCTGTATGTTTTTCTTCGCGTGTCCGGGGCGGCGGTCTCGGAACATGATCATTCTTGTGCCGACGATTGCTATTTTGATCGCAGGCCTATATCTCACTCACTCAAGAGGAGCCATGTTGGCTCTGGTCGCGGTCATGGTGCTGGCTTTTCGCCGCAAGATCGGGACGATTCCGGCGGCCATTCTAGGTGGTGGAGCGTTTGCCGCGGCTACTGCGTTGAGCTGGTCGGGGGGACGTCAAATTTCGATGGAAGCCGGCGCCGATCGCATGGATGCGTGGGCCACCGGCCTCGAGCTCTTCAAGTCGCATCCTCTTTTCGGAGTGGGATTCAAGCGCTTTACCGACTACAACTACATCACCGCGCACAATTCCATCGTGGTATGCGCTGCGGAGCTCGGAATCATTGGGTTCTATTTCTGGGTGCTCTTTCTGGTTACCAGCGTTCGCCGGGGTCTCAGTGTTAGCCGCGGCTCCATAGAACCTGCGGAGCCGCCGGTTACCGAGCCAACCCCCTATTGGATGGCGTCTCTGCAGAGAGGGCCTTCGCCTTCGCTTGCCAATGCTCCCCGTTCTCGAGCAATGACGGTTTTGGAATCCCCTGGTCCCGAGCGAATGGCTTTCGATGTCTCCGAGCCTGAGATCAGGAGACTTGCCGGGTTCATTCTGATAGCACTGGCGGGCTTTCTTGTCGCGGGCTGGTTTCTGTCGCGAGCCTATGTCATGTGGCTCTTCATCTATGGCGGCATGATGCAGTCGGCATTGCAGATGGGACAGGCCCAGGGGGGCTCCTACAAGATTGATTCGTCGTCCCGGCTATTGCGTATGTCTGCGGTCGCTGCGGCGAGTTTATTAGTGATTGTTTACGTGATCCTTCGGGTCCGCTAA
- a CDS encoding glycosyltransferase family 39 protein: MLLIVCALFVLQVLPYLSYRWVTDESWYAGPGLSLALGEGLKDPAIGPNDIENHIDARPPGTALVIAAAFKTLGIGQVAARLGSVLAGLFTVLLTYLLARRWLGEHIALFAGLLIGTDNLLILSSRTARPEAFTILFVLLSLLLVDRYYQSSLSVLAAAAGLGAAIGTMFHITLLGYIVSSVLLLFWIDYSNGKFPLRGVALYSAGFACGLVPYAVWVFTTPRGVEGFRAEFLSRAATASLLAKFLQEGRRYSDVLGLHLLPGHLLGSLPIRLPIPLFLLFSGWVLWRLRARWFYLALVLTVPSLLWFIYTVNKSSRYFTLLSPVTALVVAAAIAATLHHRQLHRLMMVGALMVIIAQFAANITLLAAARKANYNVLASELLNTVPDGEAVYGTITFWLAFHDRPYISYERTWPLDAEKQFHVRYFIAGDRMMRLGDDRDSFYEELNQQMKDIEARSDVVRNIEDPYYGNLSVYRVHR; this comes from the coding sequence ATGCTATTGATCGTTTGCGCTCTCTTCGTTCTTCAAGTGCTTCCTTATTTGTCCTATCGCTGGGTCACGGATGAAAGCTGGTATGCAGGGCCAGGCTTGTCTCTTGCACTTGGAGAAGGCCTGAAAGATCCGGCGATTGGTCCGAACGATATTGAAAACCATATTGATGCCCGTCCTCCTGGCACGGCGCTTGTAATCGCTGCGGCATTTAAAACGTTGGGCATTGGCCAGGTTGCGGCGCGCCTGGGATCTGTCCTTGCGGGACTTTTCACCGTCCTTCTGACCTATCTCCTTGCCCGCCGATGGCTCGGAGAGCATATTGCGCTCTTCGCTGGTCTTCTTATTGGCACGGATAACCTTCTCATTCTCAGCTCGCGTACAGCGAGACCTGAGGCGTTCACCATTCTGTTCGTCCTGCTCTCGCTCCTCCTGGTTGATCGCTATTACCAATCCTCGCTGTCCGTTCTTGCTGCCGCCGCGGGTCTCGGAGCTGCCATCGGGACAATGTTCCACATCACTCTGCTGGGCTATATTGTTTCCTCCGTTCTTTTGCTCTTTTGGATCGACTATTCAAACGGCAAATTCCCTCTGCGGGGAGTGGCCCTTTACTCCGCCGGTTTTGCATGTGGCCTCGTGCCTTATGCCGTATGGGTGTTCACCACGCCTCGTGGAGTGGAGGGCTTTCGCGCTGAGTTTCTAAGCCGTGCTGCAACGGCCTCGCTGCTGGCAAAGTTTTTACAAGAGGGACGGCGTTACTCGGATGTTTTAGGATTACATCTTCTGCCTGGACATCTTTTAGGCTCTCTGCCCATTCGGCTTCCCATTCCGCTCTTCCTTTTGTTTTCGGGATGGGTTCTCTGGAGGCTTCGCGCGCGCTGGTTCTATCTTGCGCTGGTGTTGACTGTTCCTTCTCTTCTTTGGTTTATTTATACGGTAAACAAGTCTTCCCGCTATTTCACGCTCTTAAGTCCCGTTACCGCACTTGTTGTCGCGGCGGCTATAGCCGCAACGCTGCATCATCGGCAATTACATCGACTCATGATGGTGGGCGCGTTGATGGTAATTATTGCCCAATTCGCTGCGAATATCACTCTTCTTGCGGCCGCACGGAAAGCAAACTACAACGTACTTGCGTCAGAGTTGCTCAACACAGTGCCCGATGGAGAAGCAGTTTACGGAACAATTACTTTTTGGCTCGCATTCCACGACCGCCCTTATATTTCATATGAGCGGACATGGCCGCTCGATGCAGAGAAGCAGTTTCACGTCCGCTACTTCATTGCGGGCGATCGCATGATGCGGCTCGGCGATGATCGAGACAGCTTCTATGAGGAGCTAAACCAGCAGATGAAGGATATCGAAGCTCGAAGCGATGTTGTACGCAACATCGAAGATCCGTATTACGGAAATCTTAGCGTCTATCGTGTGCACCGATGA